One Pongo pygmaeus isolate AG05252 chromosome 10, NHGRI_mPonPyg2-v2.0_pri, whole genome shotgun sequence genomic window carries:
- the CAPRIN2 gene encoding caprin-2 isoform X19, translating to MLIQSEKKTQLSKTESVKESESLMEFAQPEIQPQEFLNRRYMTEVDYSNKQGEEQPWEADYARKPNLPKRWDMLTEPDGQEKKQESFKSWEASGKHQEVSKPAVSLEQRKQDTSKLRSTLPEEQKKQEFSKSKPSPSQWKQDTPKSKAGYVQEEQKKQETPKLWPVQLQKEQDPKKQTPKSWTPSVQSEQNTTKSWTTPMCEEQDSKQPETPKSWENNVESQKHSLTSQSQISPKSWGVATASLIPNDQLLPRKLNTEPKDVPKPMHQPVGSSSTLPKDPVLRKEKLQDLMTQIQGTCNFMQESVLDFDKPSSAIPTSQPPSATPGSPVASKEQNLSSQSDFLQEPLQATSSPVTCSSNACLVTTDQTSSGSETEFMTSETPEAAIPPGKQPSSLASPNPPMAKGSEQGFQSPPASSSSVTINTAPFQAMQTVFNVNAPLPPRKEQEIKESPYSPGYNQSFTTASTQTPPQCQLPSIHVEQTVHSQETAANYHPDGTIQVSNGSLAFYPAQTNVFPRPTQPFVNSRGSVRGCTRGGRLITNSYRSPGGYKGFDTYRGLPSISNGNYSQLQFPAREYSGAPYSQRDNFQQCYKRGGTSGGPRANSRAGWSDSSQVSSPERDNETFNSGDSGQGDSRSMTPVDVPVTNPAATILPVHVYPLPQQMRVAFSAARTSNLAPGTLDQPIVFDLLLNNLGETFDLQLGRFNCPVNGTYVFIFHMLKLAVNVPLYVNLMKNEEVLVSAYANDGAPDHETASNHAILQLFQGDQIWLRLHRGAIYGSSWKYSTFSGYLLYQD from the exons TTTCTTAACAGACGCTATATGACAGAAGTAGATTATTCAAACAAACAAGGCGAAGAGCAACCTTGGGAAGCAGATTATGCTAGAAAACCAAATCTCCCAAAACGTTGGGATATGCTTACTGAACCAGATGGTCAAGAGAAGAAACAGGAATCCTTTAAGTCCTGGGAGGCTTCTGGTAAGCACCAGGAGGTATCCAAGCCTGCAGTTTCCTTAGAACAGAGGAAACAAGACACCTCAAAACTCAGGTCTACTCTGCCGGAAGAGCAGAAGAAGCAGGAGTTCTCCAAATCCAAGCCATCTCCTAGCCAGTGGAAGCAAGACACACCTAAATCCAAAGCAGGGTATGTTCAAGAGGAACAAAAGAAACAGGAGACACCAAAGCTGTGGCCAGTTCAGCTGCAGAAAGAACAAGATCCAAAGAAGCAAACTCCAAAGTCTTGGACACCTTCCGTGCAGAGCGAACAGAACACCACCAAGTCATGGACCACTCCCATGTGTGAAGAACAGGATTCAAAACAGCCAGAGACTCCAAAATCCTGGGAAAACAATGTTGAGAGTCAAAAACACTCTTTAACATCACAGTCACAGATTTCTCCAAAGTCCTGGGGAGTAGCTACAGCAAGCCTCATACCAAATGACCAGCTCCTGCCCAGGAAGTTGAACACGGAACCCAAAGAT GTGCCTAAGCCTATGCATCAGCCTGTAGGTTCTTCCTCTACCCTTCCGAAGGATCCAGTATTGAGGAAAGAAAAACTGCAGGATCTGATGACTCAGATTCAAGGAACTTGTAACTTTATGCAA GAGTCTGTTCTGGACTTTGACAAACCTTCAAGTGCAATTCCAACGTCACAACCGCCTTCAGCTACTCCAGGTAGCCCCGTAG CATCTAAAGAACAAAATCTGTCCAGTCAAAGTGATTTTCTTCAAGAGCCGTTACAG GCTACTTCTTCTCCAGTTACTTGTAGCTCAAATGCTTGCTTGGTTACTACCGATCAGACTTCTTCTGGATCTGAAACAGAGTTTATGACCTCAGAGACTCCTGAG GCAGCAATTCCCCCAGGCAAGCAACCGTCTTCACTAGCTTCTCCAAATCCTCCCATGGCAAAGGGCTCTGAACAGGGCTTCCAGTCACCTCCAGCAAGTAGTAGTTCAGTAACCATTAACACAGCACCCTTTCAAGCCATGCAGACA GTATTTAATGTTAATGCACCTCTGCCTCCACgaaaagaacaagaaataaaagaatccCCTTATTCGCCTGGCTACAATCAAAGTTTTACCACAGCAAGTACACAAACACCACCCCAGTGCCAACTGCCATCTATACATGTAGAACAAACTGTCCATTCTCAAGAGACTG CAGCAAATTATCATCCTGATGGAACTATTCAAGTAAGCAATGGTAGCCTTGCCTTTTACCCAGCACAGACGAATGTATTTCCCAGACCTACTCAGCCATTTGTCAATAGCCGGGGATCTGTTAGAGGATGTACTCGTGGTGGGAGATTAATAACCAATTCCTATCGGTCCCCTGGTGGTTATAAAG gTTTTGATACTTATAGAGGACTCCCTTCAATTTCCAATGGAAATTATAGCCAGCTGCAGTTCCCAGCTAGAGAGTATTCTGGAGCACCTTATTCCCAAAGG GATAATTTCCAGCAGTGTTATAAGCGAGGAGGGACATCTGGTGGTCCACGAGCAAATTCGAGAG CAGGGTGGAGTGATTCTTCTCAGGTGAGCAGCCCAGAAAGAGACAACGAAACCTTTAACAGTGGTGACTCTGGACAAGGAGACTCCCGTAGCATGACCCCTGTGGATGTGCCAGTGACAAATCCAGCAGCCACCATACTGCCAGTACACGTCTACCCCCTGCCTCAGCAGATGCGAGTTGCCTTCTCAGCAGCCAGAACCTCTAATCTGGCCCCTGGAACTTTAGACCAACCTATTGTGTTTGATCTCCTTCTGAACAACTTAGGAGAAACTTTTGATCTTCAGCTTGGTAGATTTAATTGCCCAGTGAATGGcacttatgttttcatttttcacatgCTAAAGCTGGCAGTGAATGTGCCACTGTATGTCAACCTCATGAAGAATGAAGAGGTCTTGGTATCAGCCTATGCCAATGATGGTGCTCCAGACCATGAAACTGCTAGCAATCATGCAATTCTTCAGCTCTTCCAGGGAGACCAGATATGGTTACGTCTGCACAGGGGAGCAATATATGGAAGTAGCTGGAAATATTCTACGTTTTCAGGCTATCTTCTTTATCAAGATTGA
- the CAPRIN2 gene encoding caprin-2 isoform X21, with protein sequence MEFAQPEIQPQEFLNRRYMTEVDYSNKQGEEQPWEADYARKPNLPKRWDMLTEPDGQEKKQESFKSWEASGKHQEVSKPAVSLEQRKQDTSKLRSTLPEEQKKQEFSKSKPSPSQWKQDTPKSKAGYVQEEQKKQETPKLWPVQLQKEQDPKKQTPKSWTPSVQSEQNTTKSWTTPMCEEQDSKQPETPKSWENNVESQKHSLTSQSQISPKSWGVATASLIPNDQLLPRKLNTEPKDVPKPMHQPVGSSSTLPKDPVLRKEKLQDLMTQIQGTCNFMQESVLDFDKPSSAIPTSQPPSATPGSPVASKEQNLSSQSDFLQEPLQATSSPVTCSSNACLVTTDQTSSGSETEFMTSETPEAAIPPGKQPSSLASPNPPMAKGSEQGFQSPPASSSSVTINTAPFQAMQTVFNVNAPLPPRKEQEIKESPYSPGYNQSFTTASTQTPPQCQLPSIHVEQTVHSQETAANYHPDGTIQVSNGSLAFYPAQTNVFPRPTQPFVNSRGSVRGCTRGGRLITNSYRSPGGYKGFDTYRGLPSISNGNYSQLQFPAREYSGAPYSQRDNFQQCYKRGGTSGGPRANSRAGWSDSSQVSSPERDNETFNSGDSGQGDSRSMTPVDVPVTNPAATILPVHVYPLPQQMRVAFSAARTSNLAPGTLDQPIVFDLLLNNLGETFDLQLGRFNCPVNGTYVFIFHMLKLAVNVPLYVNLMKNEEVLVSAYANDGAPDHETASNHAILQLFQGDQIWLRLHRGAIYGSSWKYSTFSGYLLYQD encoded by the exons TTTCTTAACAGACGCTATATGACAGAAGTAGATTATTCAAACAAACAAGGCGAAGAGCAACCTTGGGAAGCAGATTATGCTAGAAAACCAAATCTCCCAAAACGTTGGGATATGCTTACTGAACCAGATGGTCAAGAGAAGAAACAGGAATCCTTTAAGTCCTGGGAGGCTTCTGGTAAGCACCAGGAGGTATCCAAGCCTGCAGTTTCCTTAGAACAGAGGAAACAAGACACCTCAAAACTCAGGTCTACTCTGCCGGAAGAGCAGAAGAAGCAGGAGTTCTCCAAATCCAAGCCATCTCCTAGCCAGTGGAAGCAAGACACACCTAAATCCAAAGCAGGGTATGTTCAAGAGGAACAAAAGAAACAGGAGACACCAAAGCTGTGGCCAGTTCAGCTGCAGAAAGAACAAGATCCAAAGAAGCAAACTCCAAAGTCTTGGACACCTTCCGTGCAGAGCGAACAGAACACCACCAAGTCATGGACCACTCCCATGTGTGAAGAACAGGATTCAAAACAGCCAGAGACTCCAAAATCCTGGGAAAACAATGTTGAGAGTCAAAAACACTCTTTAACATCACAGTCACAGATTTCTCCAAAGTCCTGGGGAGTAGCTACAGCAAGCCTCATACCAAATGACCAGCTCCTGCCCAGGAAGTTGAACACGGAACCCAAAGAT GTGCCTAAGCCTATGCATCAGCCTGTAGGTTCTTCCTCTACCCTTCCGAAGGATCCAGTATTGAGGAAAGAAAAACTGCAGGATCTGATGACTCAGATTCAAGGAACTTGTAACTTTATGCAA GAGTCTGTTCTGGACTTTGACAAACCTTCAAGTGCAATTCCAACGTCACAACCGCCTTCAGCTACTCCAGGTAGCCCCGTAG CATCTAAAGAACAAAATCTGTCCAGTCAAAGTGATTTTCTTCAAGAGCCGTTACAG GCTACTTCTTCTCCAGTTACTTGTAGCTCAAATGCTTGCTTGGTTACTACCGATCAGACTTCTTCTGGATCTGAAACAGAGTTTATGACCTCAGAGACTCCTGAG GCAGCAATTCCCCCAGGCAAGCAACCGTCTTCACTAGCTTCTCCAAATCCTCCCATGGCAAAGGGCTCTGAACAGGGCTTCCAGTCACCTCCAGCAAGTAGTAGTTCAGTAACCATTAACACAGCACCCTTTCAAGCCATGCAGACA GTATTTAATGTTAATGCACCTCTGCCTCCACgaaaagaacaagaaataaaagaatccCCTTATTCGCCTGGCTACAATCAAAGTTTTACCACAGCAAGTACACAAACACCACCCCAGTGCCAACTGCCATCTATACATGTAGAACAAACTGTCCATTCTCAAGAGACTG CAGCAAATTATCATCCTGATGGAACTATTCAAGTAAGCAATGGTAGCCTTGCCTTTTACCCAGCACAGACGAATGTATTTCCCAGACCTACTCAGCCATTTGTCAATAGCCGGGGATCTGTTAGAGGATGTACTCGTGGTGGGAGATTAATAACCAATTCCTATCGGTCCCCTGGTGGTTATAAAG gTTTTGATACTTATAGAGGACTCCCTTCAATTTCCAATGGAAATTATAGCCAGCTGCAGTTCCCAGCTAGAGAGTATTCTGGAGCACCTTATTCCCAAAGG GATAATTTCCAGCAGTGTTATAAGCGAGGAGGGACATCTGGTGGTCCACGAGCAAATTCGAGAG CAGGGTGGAGTGATTCTTCTCAGGTGAGCAGCCCAGAAAGAGACAACGAAACCTTTAACAGTGGTGACTCTGGACAAGGAGACTCCCGTAGCATGACCCCTGTGGATGTGCCAGTGACAAATCCAGCAGCCACCATACTGCCAGTACACGTCTACCCCCTGCCTCAGCAGATGCGAGTTGCCTTCTCAGCAGCCAGAACCTCTAATCTGGCCCCTGGAACTTTAGACCAACCTATTGTGTTTGATCTCCTTCTGAACAACTTAGGAGAAACTTTTGATCTTCAGCTTGGTAGATTTAATTGCCCAGTGAATGGcacttatgttttcatttttcacatgCTAAAGCTGGCAGTGAATGTGCCACTGTATGTCAACCTCATGAAGAATGAAGAGGTCTTGGTATCAGCCTATGCCAATGATGGTGCTCCAGACCATGAAACTGCTAGCAATCATGCAATTCTTCAGCTCTTCCAGGGAGACCAGATATGGTTACGTCTGCACAGGGGAGCAATATATGGAAGTAGCTGGAAATATTCTACGTTTTCAGGCTATCTTCTTTATCAAGATTGA